The genomic segment AGGACCTGCAGACAGTGGTCAGGGTAGTGGTGTTGAGGTTGGTGTACAAGGTGTTGTTGAAGTGCAACAGGAGGTTGAGGAAGGTCCTCTTAACTGTGGTGGTGACTTGCAGAGAGATGATGGAGTGCAGGTTGACACAGAGGAAGTAGATAGAGTAGAGGAAGAAGTAGAAATGCAGagtgaggaagaagtggaagtgcagagtgaggaagaagtggaagtgcaCAGGGAGGAGGAAGTGGAAATGCACAGTGAGGAAGAACTGGAAGTGGACagtgaggaagaagtggaagtggaTACTGAGAAGGATGAAGCACATGTTTCTGTTGAAGAGAACTTGGAGGAGGTAGGGAATTTGGATAATAGTGATTCAGAATACAGGATGGAAGACAGTGATAATGAAGCAGAAGGACATGGTAGGGGGTTGTCAGATGATGAATGGGAGTCAGATGTGCTGTTAACTCCAGATAATAGTGCAAGTGAGGAGGATGAAATTGAGGACAGACCAAGTAGAGGTCCCTTTCCTACATTTGGTAAAAAGAAGTCAATGTCAGATTATAAATGGGAACTTGGTACTATCTTTACGGATAAGGATGAGTTTAAGGAAGCCATTAGAAGTTATGCTATTCATGCTGGGAGGGCTCTTaagtttgtaaaaaatgatAACCGTAGGGTAAGGGTGAGATGCATGGGTGGGCAAAAAAAGTGTCCATGGGTAGCTTACTGTGGGTATTTGACATCACGCAAGATTTGGCAGTTAAGGAAGATTGTGGATGTTCATTCTTGCAGCAGGCAACTGAACATAAAATTGATGAATAGTAAGTGGTTGAGTCATGAAGTAGATAAGTCTATGCATGACAATCCTAGTATAAAGGTCGAAGACATACGTACCAAAGCATTAAGGAAATGGAACACCAATGTATCAATTTCTAAAGCAAGAAGGGCGAAGTTAATGGCATCAAGTCAACGTGAAGGGGATTTTAAAGAACAATTTCGAAGGATTTATGACTATGCACATGAGGTATTGAGAAGTAACCCTGGGTCAACGGTTAAGGTTAAAGTCAACAGTGATAATGGTCAGTCCATATTCCAGAGATGTTATGTTTGTCTTAAAGCATGTAAGGATAGTTTTATTAGTTGTAGACCCATCATCTGTTTAGATGGGTGTTTTTTGAAAGGTCTTTATAAGGGAGAGCTGCTTACTGCTGTTGGGAGGGATCCAAATGAGAAAATGTTACCCCTTGCATATGCAGTAGTTGAAGTCGAAAATAAAGATAGTTGGTCCTGGTTTTTGCAATTATTGGTTGAAGACCTTGGGGGCAATGAAGTTTGTGAGGCATATACGTGGATGTCTGACCAGCAAAAGGTACATGcaatactttaattattttattttgcaaaCTTTATTAATCATGTGTGTTTGATTAAATAATTGATGTTGGCAGGGGTTGGTGCCAGCTATCCAAGAGCTTTTGCCTATGGCAGAATAAAGATTCTGCATCAGGCACCTTTATGCTAACTTTAAGAAAAGATTTTCTGGTCAGATATtgaagaatttgatgtggaggGCTGCCACAAGCACATACCCCCAAGCTTGGGAGAGAGAGATGTTGAATATCAGAGCAGTGAATGAAGAAGCATATAAATATCTCATAGCCATTCCCCCAAGGTACATTCTTTCCATTACATGCACAAATATTCTGCATTACTCATGTTTGGTAactcattttcttcattctcgTGCAATAGGTATTGGTCAAGAAGTAGGTTCAGAACTCAAGCAATGTGTGATACTCTGGATAACAACATCAGTGAAGGATTCAACAGTGTTCTTGTGCAGTCCAGGGGAAAACCCATAATAACCATGCTGGAGGATATTAGACTGTATTTGATGAAAAGATGGGCCACCAACAGAATGAAGGTGGCAGGTATGGATTTCAATGTCTGTCCAAAGATCAAAAAGAGACTTATGAAGGAATGTAACTTGTCAAGATATTGGATCCCAAGGTAATATTGTTCTTATGCCTTATTTATGTTCAACTTCAGTTGTTGTTATGGCTTATTTATGTTCATATCCAACTGTTGATGTGCCTTTTTGATGTTCATTTATTCAGCTGGTCTGCAAGAAGGATTTTTGAGGTTAGACATGTTTCAATCATTGGGAACAAGTTCACAGTGGACCTGGACAATGAAGAATGCAGCTGCAGGAAGTGGATGATCAGTGGCATCCCATGTTGTCATGCAGTTGCATCAATGAACTATTCAAATGTAGATCCAGAAAGTTTTATACCAATTTGTTTCAGGAAATCCACATATGAAGAAGCATATGCGTCCATCATCTATCCTGTGAATGGCCACCTCTTATGGGAAAAAACTACTTCTCCTGATGTACTGCCACCACCTAAGAGGAACATGCGTGGGAGAcccaagaaaaaaagaagaatggaGCCATGGGAGCTAACAAAAGATGGGACCAAGATGAGTGTTGGTGGGCAGCGAAAGAGATGTAGTATCTGCCGTGAACTGGGGCACAACAAAAAAATGTGCCCTTTACGTCCAGCCATCATCAAACCAACAGAATCAACACAGGCACAAAGTTCACAACCCATTGCACCTTCACAGCCATCAAGTCCCCAATCTCCTCAACCACCACAACCAAGTCAAGATTCCATCCGAGATTTAAGTGAGCCAATACAAAGGCAAAAGTTAAACATTAGAAGAAAAGATCCATAGATTTAGATGAAAATTTGGATGTATTAATATGTATGACGTACTCTTCTTAACTACTTTAATTGTGTATGTTGAATTCTTATTAAGCACTTTGATTGTCTGTGTTGAATTCTTATCAAACACTTTCATTGTGTATGTTGAATTCTTATTAAgcactttaattaaatatcttattataGTTGCACTAATATTATGTTGTGATATTTGGAAGTAgtgatattatgtaattatatatatatatatatatgttttttgcCAAGTATCCTTAATATGTATTATAGTAATATAGTAAGGGACCActttgaacaatttttaaaggaaaaaaggaCCATCGTGAACAAATTTAAAAGCAAAGGGGGACcacaattaacatttttaaatcaaagGGGGGACTAAAATGAACTTCATTAAACGAAATCAGATTGTTCACTCATATTACAAGAACTGATATTCCATGATGCTAAACAGCTGAGCCAttacatgaacaaaacataaattgcACATTGCACACCTAAGATCAAGCTAAACACAACCACAATGTCATAATGTTCAACACAATAACAGCAAACACAACTCCAAGTAAGAACTTTATCCTTCTCTGCAACTCTTTGACATTATTTTCCAGATCAAATATCCTGTTGCTTTGTCTCACAATTGTACCATCTCTATCATCAGCATTGTCCTCAGAACACCACTTGAAAAAATTACATGACATCCCACTTGAAATTCCACCCTATTATTCACCAAGAAcacaaaaatgttaaaataaataaaatccaaaaCACATGGAAGTGGACAGTACGGTATTCAAAACACCTTGTAATGGCGACATCCCCAAAATTTCCTCCCAGCATTCCTTGAAGTTCTAGCAACTTTCATTACAGCAATATCACCACAGTGGCAAATAGGGGTTATCCCAACTCCCCTGGAAACAACACCGTGTGAGGATTGCGAAAATCCTTTGGATGTTGCCTTCGAACAGGAAGAACAACTCTGTGATGAAGTCatccctaaccctaaacctCTGCTTTTAAATTTCACAACAACAGTACCACGAATGTCCAATAATCCTAACCTTTGCTTTTAGATTTCAGAACAAATGTACCACGAATCACCAACAACCCTAACTTTGCTTTTTAATTTGGGAAAAACAACCATGAATCCTCTGCTCTCAGGATGAATCACCATATCACAGTGCCACGTCAACAAAAAATGTACAGCTCATCAGTTTTCTGCCAGCTGGGCAGCTGTGTcgttagtctttttaacgccgtaaccaaaaaggattaacttgcatcgtttttgcgaaaagtgggatcttagtgaacttttgaaaaaacgtaggaccaatttgaacagaccctacgaaaagagggaccaaaatacgaattaaaccttttttttttacaatgtgTAAAAGATTTCATCAaccaaaatttaattacaaatgtTTTTATTAGTTACTCTTTTCTGTcccatttatcttcatataagATACAGAACCCATTTTCTTATGATccagagttttgaaaaacttaaagattttaagttttatatcaTGCTAATATATTAGGTCTTAAActtataacttatatataaatttgtaataaagtTAAGATTTTATAATAAAGATGCCTGAAATTTAgagaatttataaataatttaccATCGTCATTATCGtagacttttttttatcattataatctaattttatgATGAAATTATTAGAACagtgtaattaaaaaaaattaagtaaatcaTGTCAAATAACACGactttaaaaagaattatcGTAGACTTTTTTAGCattataatgtaattttatgaTGAAACTATAAAAACAGtgtaattaaaaacaataactttaagtaaattatgacaaataacacgactttaaaatgaataaattgtaTTATACTGAAACAATTTCATTGATTGAACGTGtcataataaaacttttttaagacttagttttttttttataaaacttgcactattcttataatttcataataaatttttataagaaacttcattatggtattttaaaaattaaatatgtctTCACATTTTGCAAATCATTAATAAAGCCGAATGTGTAAATTATGTGAAGAAAAATAGTGGTATATGCTTTTCACTACACTTAATTTCAGATTAATGGTTTATTTAGCCGCAAATACTATgggtttgttttaaaaaaagaaaatttcaacaataaaatattaaaagttaaaaataattacaaccTTGCATATGTATCAATTGACACTTTGTTATCTTTAGAATAAGTTTCAATACGGAGGATTCTATACTATATGCAAACATGTTAAATCTTCAAAGAAAGAATTTTATcgtttgttattttattaacttgttCATATGTTgataaagaatatttaaattgattagtatagatttatatttgacttttttttaattaagtactAGGATGTGAATATATACTTATTCACTTATTctattttatgttattaaacaattttagtttatttaatatttcatttaaaatttacgtaattataatttttttaatttaagcattgaagaaaagaaaatattatgttttcgttattattacattttttataatatcatatttttttattttctataataaaacattaataaatattagataGATATGGGACACAATTTAATGTCATATTAAaagatgatatatatatatatatatatatatatatatatatatatatatatatactttttcaaaaaaaattgagataatatcaaatataatgaACCTTCTTTATGGTTATCTTTGTTTTCCGCTAAAACGGCATAAAAATCCTTTTGACAccgtcaaaaaaatattgtcaaaataacTAATTAACCATGCCTTATTCCACGAGGTAGACATTAACTACATGATAATGGATCCACAAATGCAAGTGGACTCTCAAAATCCAAATCGTAGTGCCACAAATAATAGTATCACATTTAATTCGGAAGGCAAACGTAAGCCTAAACTCCAAGATCTTGATGCTTTGtttccaaaatcaatttggaatGTTTGAACCCATAAAAAAGAAGGCATATTCAGTTCCACAAGGAAAATATAAGACACAAATAAAGTCTTTTAAGAGGAAACCACATCAATCAAACCAATACAATTTCAACATGAATTTCCATTCCAGGCCCAGGGATGAAGGAGTATTCCATTTAATGCATATTTATCGGTACGAGTCAGGGCGCTTTGGCTTGCTTTGAACAACAGCTTCAATCTTCTCCATCACAACAGGAGTCAATAATGGAATGACATCGATTGCTTTCATGTTCTCTTGAATCTGAgcaaaagaaatcaaaaaaataagataatattacAAAAGCAATGTTCCTTCTTGCAAGTTATATCTCaaactaagaatgacatcaatTCTTTTCATGCTCTCTTACGAGTTGAATAAAAAACAGGaaacagaaaaaatatgaaaatggaGTGGTAAAGTTCATTCTCGCAGGCGAGTTATAACTGTGTGCACACACAGGGATGTTTAAGCAATTATTTCATTGCTCAACTATATgtacaatatatttttcaatcttctttattacgaaaaaataatttctagtTACGAATATACATTATGCATATGGTTAAAGgagtatttctttttcttctgctaCTACAGGATACATCGGTTTTGTTTATATCTTCTTTGCTCAATCAATGTAAACTAAACAGTGCATCCAGAGATTGACTGTGTAAGTTTGTCCACATGTAAACCATTCAGCTGTGTGCCTTCAGGAAACCATCACATTTCAGATGGTTCTTTCTATGAGCTATACTATACTTCTGAGTACAGAAGCTCCATATTTCCACACTAAATGCAGCCATTTAGACATTTTATCCCCCTTTTCCCATTTAATTCAGTCCATAAATCTTGTAATCCTTAAAATAAAAGCTCATAGATACAATccaaacttaaataaatatcaatagaATTCATTAATATTAGTCACTTGTAAGCTCATATGACTAAATCGACTCCACAAAGAGATTAAAATTGAACAAGGTTCCCAAATGCACCTTATATACTGCATTACACATTACCTTTAATAATGTCTTTCATGCGAGGACACACAGAGAGATAGATTGTCACTTTGTGAGATAAACTTGAGTTGGGACATCACTACTAGATTTGTCAACTTTAGTGAATAGTTGAcagacatattcaccaagtcTCTAAGAGGACTAAGGATTGATCATATTTGCCGAAAATTGAGCACATGACTTGTATGCTCCAACTTGAGAGTAAGTgtcataattacaaaaataaggagTATGTCctatataatcaagaataactagattatatatgtattattaagAATGACTTTATTTACTCCCTTCTCAAATCTTTACTATTAAAGGATATCAAATCTCctctttttattgtatttttattgagtatgttttctcaatataaataaaacatttgtgTTCTTGTCTCAAAAACACATGGTTTCAGCTCTATCTCTATCTTTCCTATAGTTTAagaaatatgataatattaattgtaaaaataaggAGTATATCctatataatcaagaatatctAGATTATGTATGTATTATTAACAATGTTTTTATCCATTCACATATCAAATCTTTACTATTAGAGGATATCAAATCTCCTCTTTTTATTGTACTGATTATGttttcttaatataaattaaacatttgtGCTGTCTCAAAAACACATGGTTTCAGCTCTATCTCTATCTTTCCTATAGTTTAAGAAGTGTTATGACAATGTCAATTAGTGATCtcaatatttttccttttatcaaTTGGGATATGGTTAATTATGATTCTATTAATTAGAGATATCTTTCTAAGCTTTTTCTAACGGCCAAACCTGATCGGAATATCATCTTgggaaattattttcttaaaaaagtgTTAATTTAGGACGGGCTATGTCAGCAAAAGTGTCTGATTTCTTTTAAGGGTTGCGAGAATAAGTCTTCCATTTCTAGGTGTTTTAGTTGGTTCTAGGCGAAGTTTCATAATAACAATCTTACCACACTAACACCACacttaataaaaaagaagaacagGCACCAAAAAATCTCACCACACATAACCAAAACAAGAACAATCACTTACCATTTCATCTCAGAACTTATCAAGAACAAAATTCACTTTGCTAGGTCATAGGAATTGACAACCGAACAACATTTCAACAAATTACAATAAACATTTCAACAATAGATAAACTGGCTATCTTGTTAAACAGCTAAAAGAACTAACCTGAGACTCCTTTGTAGCACCACAGATAACAGAAGAAACATTAGGATTAGCAGCACACCACGCAATCGCAAGTTGTGACAGTGGAACACCAAGCTCATCCGCAATTGGCTGTAATCCATCAACCTTCTTAAGCACATCATCAACCAGTGATCGCGATGCCAGATTCTACAAAAAGAACCACACGATACTTAAACAAAAGCCAAAATagtcaataaaaattaaacaaaaaaatccCAGATCTAGTACCAAGATTGTAAGCACAAAATAACCATAGTCCTAAACTTTACAAAATCATTTCTTGTCTAAAAACCACTAAAGTAAATGCCAGATAGAATCAACTAAAATGAGGATTGTTAATGATTTCATCAAATGGAAAAGTACTTTGTAATTTTCCAAAGAAAATCTGCTATCTGGCGGTATAGCTCCTTTCTTATATTTCCCAGTGAGCACTCCAGAGGCAAGAGGACTCCATGTAGTGAGGCCTATGCCATAGTTGGTGTACAGAGGTAGATACTCAGACTCAACCTACACCATTATACAGTCAAATCAGGTCAATCAAATAAACAGAACCAAATAAAAAAGagtaatgaaacaaaaaaagaaatactacaATACAATATCTAAACTCCTAGAACACCTTAATACCAATAACAAagttaaacaacaaaaaaaatacttttactccataaacaacaaatttttcCTTCTCAACTCATGCATTATGAGAGAGGATTCAGTGATGCTAAAACACCAAAAGCATCGTGCAGTTAAATAACTGTGAGCCATTGGATTTTTGTAAATGCTTCAGCCTTAACCACTTGTTTTTTGTTAGGTTTGTGAGTGATTTCTTCTCAAAAGATACTATTATTCCCCTTATTTATCCGACCAATGAGGAAATTTCAACTCTCAACTATCTGCATCAgcctttaatatttttttaatcatagtTTATGCTGAACCTTTCACTATTTTCCTGTTTCAAATTATTATCAACCGCTTACAAAACACAAATCGGACTTCAACACATCGAAAAGAAACAGTATAATTCACTTTTTTCCGTCCCACGTAAGTGCTTATTCAGAGAAGTTGAATCATGCAAGAAGATAAGTACAAAAACAATTAGTATGTCACTAGGTAGAGAGGAGTGGAGTAAGAACCTTGTGCCTGGCCAAGAGGTTATACTCAGGCTGTTCAACAATAGGCCCGACGAGGTCGAGTCTCTGGGCCACAGCCCAGGCCTCAGTGATCTGCTGGGCCGACCACTCACTGGTTCCCCAGTAGAAAGCCCAGCCTTTGTCAATGACGTGGTTCATGGCCCGCACGGTTTCCTCGATGGGCGTGGAGATGTCGGGGCGGTGGCAGTAGATAACGTCGACGTAGTCCATGTCGAGGCGCTTGAGCGAGGCTTTAGTGCCCTCCACTATGTGCTTGCGCGAGAGGCCCTTGTCGTTGGGGCCCTGACCGCCCCAGAAGATCTTGGTCGAAATGACGACGTCGGAGCGCTTCCACCCGAGCTCCCGGATCGCCTGCCCCATGATCTCCTCGGCGCGGCCATTGGCGTAGACCTCGGCATTGTCGAAGAAGTTGACGCCGTGGTCGCGGCAACACTGGAGCAACGCCTTCGCCTCCTTCACGTCCAACTGGTTCCCGAAGCTTACCCACGCGCCGTATGACAACTGGCTCACCTTCAGCCCCGATCGCCCAAGGTTCCTGTACTGCATCGTGCTGGATTCTCTTCTGCGAGAAAATCTCgtgagagagtgagagaaaaacACGAGAAGTGGTGCTGCGTACCAACTGTTTGAGATGGGGACGGGACTTGGAAGAAGAGAAATGAACGTGGTCTTCGATGATACCACCGAACATATATCACACTTCGAGAATCATCGTTTTGTGTAGAAATTGTTTGCCCAAATTatccttttcttttaagaaaattccTAAACAAATCCACTCACTTCAGACATCAGAcagtatataaaaaaacttgtGTAATGTTATGAACATattcgtctaatgtgtattgttagactcatataatcaatatattgaatgacttatataatatttttttgttctacTTGTCTAATAAGTATATGAACAAACTCATCTAATATGTATTGTTATAACTGTCTAATGTTTTTCACTATACTCATCTAATTAGTGTATGAACATACTCGTCTAACGTATATTGCAAAATTCTTTTAACTAGTAAATGAACATActtgtttaatatgtattattagactcataaaatttatgtatggaaaggtttttttaatgtatattacTAGAGTcatttaatcaatatatgaatGACTTGTCCAATGTGTATTATTAGACTCATTTAATCAATACATCGACACACCCGTCTAATGATTTCTTACTTACTTATTTGATCAATGTATTCCCAGATTTctctaataatttttgttatactcgTCTAATCAACGTATGGAATGACTTgtctaataatttttgttactTGTCTAATTAGTGTACGGACAATGTTGTCCAATGTGTACGGTTAAGctcgtataattttttttatattaatctaaTTAATGTATGGAAAGATTTGTCTGATGTGTattgttaaactcatttaatcaaTACATCGACAAGTTCGTCTAATATGTATTGTTAAACTTGTCTAACTAGTATATGGACATGATcgtataatttgtattattagaCTCCtctaatcaatatatatttagacTCGTGTAATATGTATTGCAAGACTCATTTAATCAATGAGTGGACAAACTCGTTTAATGTGTATTATTAGACTCGTCTAATTTGTGTATGAACAAACTTGTCTAATATATACGGATAGACATGTTTAATTAGTGTATAGACATACTCGTGTAATGTATGTTGCtagattaatttaattagtgTATTGATAAAGTCGTCTAATCAATCTATGTGCAAACTCGTTTAATGTATATTGCAATACTCGTTTAATCAATGAATGGAAAGACTTGTCTAATGTAAATTAATAGACTCATATAATTTGTGTATGCACAAACTTgtgaaatttatattataaggcTCGTCTTATCAATGTATGGACAAACTCGTCTAGTGTTTGTTGTTAGACTTGTCTATTATGTGGACAAACTCGTATAATGGATAATCCTAGAGTCGTCTAATCAATATGTAGAAATATTCGTCTAATGTTTTTTACTATACTCATCTAGTGATTGTATGGACAAATTCATCTAATGTATATTAACAaactcaattattattttttgttatactcgtCTAATCAATGCATTCTTAGACTTGTTTAATCAGTGTATAAAATGACTTATCTAATTTTTTCTGTTATACTCATCTAATTAGTGTATGAACAAACTTGTTTATTGCGTATTGCTATACTCGTGTAATAGTTTTTGTTATAAATGTTTAATCAGTTTATGAATAGactctaataatatatatatatatattgctagattcatttaatttttttttctatatatttatatagtgCATGTTGTTATactcatctaatcaatgtatATCTAACATATATTTCTAGACTCATCTAATGACATGTAAATACATTAGtggtatataattatttgaaaccTTATACCAATTTTTATGTCATATGATTAATGGAATTATATTCCACTAACACAGTACCATCAATATTCATAACAAGAGAAGATTCATTCATAACAcaaatattatcataattaatcaCCATTGACTCAAGCTACGACTGAGCAATAGGCTCTACCACAGGCTAAACCACAAGCTCCACCAAATGCTCTACCACAAGCATAGGCTCCATCATAGGCAAAGGCTCCACCACATGCATAAGCTCCACCACATGCTCCACATATTAAGCTAAAGAATCTTTAATCTCATCCTGCACTAACCAGCTTAGGACGATAATGTTGTCATATTTTTGTACAAACTATTTGCCTCCCACCAGAAGTACCATTGGCATCTTATTGTAATCGTATACAATTAGATTGATCATGACCAATCATTTTACAACTTGAAGACAATAAAGACAATTTTTTCAGACTTTACATCAACAACAAATGTAAATCCTGGTCTTTTAACTAAAAATTGATTaggaaaatcaaataataaatcaatatcAACCAACACGTGTAAAGAAACCTCGAGACTTAATCTTTGTATAATCATCTAACGATAAAGGTGTGAAAATTCCACGTGCTATTGAGAAAACCATTTTCAGATGCCAATACTCCAAAGGAAGGCCATGAATAAGAACTCAACATTAAGTTTTTAGTAAGTTTCATGGAAgttcaaaaaaaagaaaaaatttgtcTAAAAAAATACGAAGAATGTCAGGAGATAAATTTCAAGTGCCAATAGCTAAAGTCATTCTCATGTCTTCTAAAGaatacaaaacaaatttatagAACCCTTTACAAAGTGAAATAGCCTTCCATTTATCCAAATGCTTCCAAGCTACATCAAATTTTTTACAAAGTTTCAAATGTGTAAGTGATTTATCCCATTTTGTTAACAAAATACACTCATACAAATTACTTTTGCACTCTTCCAAACTAGCAAGATAAACCTCTTCAACGATTGATTTTATACAACGAAAAGGTAATTGTGACAAAAGAATAGTTATTAAGGACATGAGAAAATATATGTTTACACTACAACAAATATGTTTATTACTGAAGGATTAATACTGATGGCCTTTTGTCCTTCGGTAAAGTTCCTTTATCGAAGGATTTATCGATGGCATTTGAGTGGTTGATTACCAAAGGCTTTTGCCCGTCGGTAACGAGGCAGTGACAATACTGAAGGAAAACACCCTTCGGTATACGGTTCAATTTAGTGAAATTAGAATTTAGGATTTCGCTCTCTCATTCTCCCAAATTCAGTCTTTGTGAAAGCTTCTCTCCCAAAAACCTCTCGAGCCTAATCCCCCTCTCTCGTTTAGTGGCCCTTTTTTTGCACTTCCCCCTAGCCTTTACGCCATTCTCCCTTTTGTGATTTCATCTACTCCTCAATCGCGGAGTGCTCATTCGTCTATTGTGGAAGGAAATAGACCTTGAGGAAGCTGGTGGTTGAGGTGAGGGTTTGCATTATCATTGGAATGGGTTTCGAAACGGTGGTGTGGCGACATGAGGAGGGTGCTATGGCGGCCTAAGTAGGGTTTGGACTATCGTGATGCCGCCAATCGAAGGGGTGCGTGACGAGACTGTTGTCGCTACGTGAGGAGGTAGGTTCAAACTATGTTGACAAATTTTCGTTTTGACTGGATGATTTTGGGATGCATATTATGGAGGTCTGTCTGTGGTTTGAAAATATTATGCAGGTCTAGTTGTGCTGTGAACATTTTATGCAGGTTTGTATGGTTGGATAAGAAATACAAATATGACTTAGTTTTGTCTGGATCATATCAAAGGATTTATcgaaggctttcgcccttcggtaattaccgcaGGCTTTCGCCCTTCAGTAATTACTGAAGGTCATTGCCCTTCACTAATTATCAAAGGGCGAAAGTCGTCGGTAGCTGTTAGCGACAAGGAATTTACCGACGATAATCTGGTCGTCGATAAGCCGTCGATAATAGGTCACCAACGACTTCTAGCTGTTTCCGAGGGATTGTGGCCTTTGGTAATGCCTTTCATTTCTGTATGTGACTTTGGTATTACTAGATATGGAATTTTACTGACCCTATAAGAAAGCTTAAGGGATATGGAACCTAAAAAAAGAAGTCATACATATTTCTCACTTAATCTAGCAATACTCCCAGACCATAAACCATGCAAACTTTGCTTCCAAACTGCAAACACTGTTGCCAAACCAAAGCTGAACGTAAATCTGCTACACTAGCC from the Vigna angularis cultivar LongXiaoDou No.4 chromosome 3, ASM1680809v1, whole genome shotgun sequence genome contains:
- the LOC108326598 gene encoding probable voltage-gated potassium channel subunit beta is translated as MQYRNLGRSGLKVSQLSYGAWVSFGNQLDVKEAKALLQCCRDHGVNFFDNAEVYANGRAEEIMGQAIRELGWKRSDVVISTKIFWGGQGPNDKGLSRKHIVEGTKASLKRLDMDYVDVIYCHRPDISTPIEETVRAMNHVIDKGWAFYWGTSEWSAQQITEAWAVAQRLDLVGPIVEQPEYNLLARHKVESEYLPLYTNYGIGLTTWSPLASGVLTGKYKKGAIPPDSRFSLENYKNLASRSLVDDVLKKVDGLQPIADELGVPLSQLAIAWCAANPNVSSVICGATKESQIQENMKAIDVIPLLTPVVMEKIEAVVQSKPKRPDSYR